One window from the genome of Brachyspira hampsonii encodes:
- a CDS encoding tetratricopeptide repeat protein codes for MNIDDKRNIERLFDLGHHAFISKDYEKSIEYLNEVIDIYNKYIIAYSDSEFIIYSSSYDNEDDEEGKNISDEEINNTHDTLVDAYYNRGLSYFNLKNYEEAIKDFDKVIELSPEKSNAYYNRGHSKSYLGRYEEGIKDFKKVLEFNDDDAEAIYYIGLGYFYLGRYQEAIRNFDIALLLDDEIDDAYYYRGHSKRYLNMYEEALSDFNKIVELRYDDSDSYYSKALTEFFLGLYEDAINDFNKAIELDNHFSNAYYFRGLTKNSLELYKDAMDDYKKALEYADDDNIINIYNDMGLLEYKLGNYRYAINYYTKMIEINDDIYYSYYNRALAEESLQLYEDALKDYNKAIELNPEDTYSYNNRGLIKNEMQMYDEALEDYNKAIELEKDDAYLYNNRALLKGRMHLYKEAIKDFDKAISIYDGDSEFYYYRGLTSSYLNELDEALKYINKAIQLDPKYINAYNERGLINYRNRHYNSAIEDFKNVIELDNENVYANYHLALSYDTLEEYETALKYYTKVIELEPNTTDAFYNRALAEIEMELYHEAIEDFYKVIDIDSNIIDAYFNIGICYDYLKEYQKAIECYTKVIETDNYSIDAYYNRGLSKVGLKLYNEAYEDYIRALEINPKYANAYNGIGFSKTKYSNNEFKNGSIQRSIDLLKDALLYYEKGLALKIDDNLNNASIYDSMGYSTTKLANIYLSMKDYDNAYKYYNDALLCFREALKLNSKHALANNSIAYIYIQLDKMNNKYNIFNKDAYEYFSNAYSFAKKDDKKLIKKCIVSLAKEKIKTAEEFCIKNNIEF; via the coding sequence ATGAATATAGATGATAAAAGGAATATAGAAAGATTATTTGATTTGGGACATCATGCCTTCATAAGTAAAGATTATGAAAAATCAATAGAATATTTAAATGAAGTTATAGATATATACAATAAATATATTATTGCATATTCAGACAGCGAATTTATCATATATAGCAGTTCTTATGATAATGAAGATGATGAAGAAGGTAAAAATATAAGCGATGAGGAAATAAACAATACTCATGATACTTTAGTGGATGCATACTACAATAGAGGACTATCATATTTTAATTTGAAAAACTATGAGGAGGCTATTAAAGATTTTGATAAAGTTATAGAATTGTCTCCAGAAAAATCTAATGCCTACTATAATAGAGGGCATTCAAAATCATATTTAGGAAGATATGAAGAAGGAATTAAAGATTTTAAAAAGGTTCTGGAATTTAATGACGATGATGCTGAAGCTATATACTATATAGGATTAGGATATTTTTATTTAGGAAGATATCAGGAAGCTATAAGAAACTTTGATATAGCTTTGTTGCTAGATGATGAAATTGATGATGCATACTATTACAGAGGTCATTCCAAAAGATATCTCAATATGTATGAAGAAGCATTATCTGATTTCAATAAAATTGTAGAATTAAGATATGATGACAGTGATTCATATTATTCCAAAGCTTTAACAGAATTTTTTCTAGGATTATATGAAGATGCGATTAATGATTTTAACAAGGCTATTGAATTGGATAATCATTTTTCTAATGCTTATTATTTTAGAGGGCTTACTAAAAACAGTTTAGAATTATATAAAGATGCTATGGACGATTATAAAAAGGCATTAGAATATGCAGATGATGACAATATCATCAATATCTATAATGATATGGGACTTCTTGAATATAAATTAGGAAATTATAGATATGCAATTAATTATTACACTAAAATGATAGAAATTAATGATGATATATATTATTCATATTATAATAGAGCATTAGCTGAAGAATCCTTACAATTATATGAAGATGCATTAAAAGATTATAATAAGGCTATAGAATTAAATCCTGAAGATACTTATTCATATAATAATAGAGGGCTTATAAAAAATGAAATGCAGATGTATGATGAGGCATTGGAGGATTATAATAAAGCTATAGAGCTTGAGAAAGATGATGCTTATTTATACAATAACAGAGCCTTATTAAAAGGAAGAATGCATTTATATAAAGAGGCTATAAAAGATTTTGATAAGGCTATTTCAATATATGACGGCGACAGTGAGTTTTATTATTATAGAGGACTTACTAGCTCATATTTAAATGAATTGGATGAAGCTTTAAAATATATAAATAAAGCTATACAATTAGACCCTAAGTATATTAATGCATATAATGAGCGGGGGCTTATAAATTATAGAAATAGACATTATAATTCGGCTATTGAAGACTTCAAAAATGTAATAGAGCTTGACAATGAAAATGTATATGCTAATTATCATTTAGCTTTATCTTATGATACTTTAGAAGAATATGAAACAGCTTTGAAATATTATACAAAAGTCATTGAACTTGAGCCGAATACTACTGATGCATTTTATAATAGGGCTTTAGCAGAAATTGAAATGGAATTATACCATGAAGCTATAGAAGATTTTTATAAAGTAATTGATATCGATAGTAATATAATAGATGCTTATTTCAATATAGGTATATGTTATGATTATTTAAAAGAATATCAAAAAGCTATTGAATGCTATACCAAAGTAATTGAAACTGATAATTATTCTATTGATGCTTATTATAACAGAGGATTAAGTAAAGTAGGGTTAAAACTTTATAATGAGGCTTATGAAGATTATATAAGAGCTTTGGAAATTAATCCTAAATATGCTAATGCCTATAATGGAATAGGTTTTTCAAAAACAAAATATTCAAACAATGAATTTAAAAACGGAAGCATTCAAAGATCTATAGATTTACTTAAAGATGCTTTACTATATTATGAAAAAGGATTGGCATTAAAAATAGATGATAATTTAAATAATGCTTCTATTTATGACAGTATGGGATACAGCACAACTAAATTAGCTAATATATATCTGTCAATGAAAGATTATGATAATGCTTATAAATATTATAATGATGCTTTATTATGTTTTAGAGAGGCTTTAAAGTTAAATAGTAAGCATG
- a CDS encoding 4Fe-4S dicluster domain-containing protein — translation MAKGRVTIDREQCKGCSNCISVCPTKILYLDKEDMNSWGYYPAAVTDMEKCTGCSNCAMMCPDICIMVERLDKEESK, via the coding sequence ATGGCTAAAGGCAGAGTTACTATTGATAGAGAACAATGTAAAGGATGCTCTAACTGCATATCGGTTTGTCCGACTAAGATACTGTATTTAGATAAAGAAGATATGAATTCTTGGGGGTATTATCCAGCAGCTGTTACTGATATGGAAAAATGTACAGGCTGTTCTAATTGTGCAATGATGTGTCCGGATATATGTATAATGGTTGAAAGGCTAGATAAAGAGGAGAGTAAATAA
- the vorB gene encoding 3-methyl-2-oxobutanoate dehydrogenase subunit VorB: MARTLMKGNEAMASAAIAAGCKCFFGYPITPQNEIPEFMSKAMYESGGAFVQAESEVAAINMVYGAGGAGVRAMTSSSSPGIALKQEGISYLAGSEVPAVILNVMRGGPGLGSIQPSQSDYNMMTRGGGDGDYNCPVLAPANLQEAADMIMEAFDIADHYRTPVYVAADGYIGQMMEPVEIIYKPKYEIKEKTWAACGKRGKREKNNIINSLYLEPELLYEHNLHLQRKYDEIKEKEARAEKYFTDDAELIFVSYGTMSRIVRGVVDKFREEGKKVGMIRPQTLWPFPVKAFDNPNCKMYVSIEMSMGQMVDDIKLAIECKVPVKFYGKAGGLVPTAHEIMDNVISLAGGLI, encoded by the coding sequence ATGGCTAGAACATTGATGAAAGGAAATGAGGCTATGGCTAGTGCGGCTATTGCGGCAGGATGTAAATGTTTTTTTGGGTATCCTATTACACCGCAGAATGAGATACCGGAGTTTATGTCAAAAGCTATGTATGAATCAGGCGGGGCATTTGTGCAGGCAGAAAGTGAGGTGGCAGCAATTAATATGGTTTATGGGGCAGGAGGAGCCGGAGTGAGGGCTATGACCTCTTCTTCTTCGCCGGGTATAGCTTTAAAACAGGAGGGTATATCATATCTGGCAGGTTCTGAAGTTCCTGCAGTAATACTTAATGTTATGAGAGGCGGACCTGGACTTGGAAGTATACAGCCTTCACAAAGCGATTATAATATGATGACTAGAGGGGGAGGAGATGGCGATTATAATTGCCCTGTTTTAGCACCTGCCAATTTACAGGAAGCAGCTGATATGATAATGGAAGCATTTGATATAGCGGATCATTATAGAACTCCTGTGTATGTTGCTGCTGACGGATATATTGGTCAGATGATGGAGCCTGTAGAAATTATTTATAAACCTAAATATGAGATAAAAGAAAAGACTTGGGCTGCTTGCGGAAAAAGGGGAAAAAGAGAAAAAAATAATATTATTAATTCTCTATATTTAGAGCCTGAATTATTATATGAACATAATCTTCATCTTCAGAGAAAATATGATGAAATAAAAGAAAAAGAAGCAAGAGCAGAAAAATATTTTACAGATGATGCAGAACTTATATTTGTTTCTTATGGTACTATGTCAAGAATTGTAAGAGGAGTTGTTGATAAGTTTAGAGAAGAAGGTAAAAAAGTAGGTATGATTCGTCCTCAAACTTTATGGCCTTTTCCCGTTAAAGCATTTGATAATCCAAATTGCAAAATGTATGTAAGCATTGAGATGAGTATGGGGCAGATGGTTGATGATATAAAGCTTGCAATAGAGTGTAAAGTTCCGGTTAAATTCTATGGAAAGGCTGGAGGATTAGTACCTACTGCTCATGAGATAATGGATAATGTTATAAGTTTGGCAGGAGGTTTAATATGA